The Ignavibacteria bacterium genome has a window encoding:
- a CDS encoding ABC transporter ATP-binding protein, which yields MAIIETKNLTKDYLMGNVVVNALQGVDFRVEKGEFVAIMGASGSGKSTLMNLIGCLDVPSGGDYFFDGVNINSLNKNEYAEIRNQKIGFVFQGFNLLSRTTALENVELPLFYDRKHRIKNPLQQALDSLARVGLSDRVHHEPNQLSGGQQQRVAIARALVNNPSVILADEPTGNLDSHTSIEVLSVFQELNEQGITVIIVTHENDIAHHAKRIIEMRDGIITKDYQVEKD from the coding sequence ATGGCAATTATCGAAACTAAAAATCTTACAAAAGATTATTTAATGGGGAATGTGGTTGTAAATGCACTGCAAGGAGTTGATTTTAGAGTCGAGAAGGGTGAGTTCGTTGCAATCATGGGAGCTTCCGGTTCCGGGAAATCTACCTTGATGAATTTAATCGGGTGTCTTGATGTTCCATCTGGCGGCGATTATTTTTTTGATGGAGTAAATATAAATTCGCTCAACAAAAATGAATATGCTGAAATAAGAAATCAAAAAATTGGATTTGTGTTTCAAGGATTCAATCTGCTATCGCGAACGACAGCCTTGGAAAATGTTGAGCTTCCTCTTTTTTATGATAGAAAGCATAGAATTAAAAATCCTCTACAGCAAGCATTGGACTCACTCGCAAGAGTCGGCTTGAGTGATAGAGTACATCATGAACCGAATCAACTTTCTGGTGGGCAGCAGCAGCGCGTTGCTATTGCACGTGCTCTTGTTAATAATCCTTCAGTGATTTTGGCTGATGAACCGACTGGAAATTTAGATAGTCACACTTCCATTGAAGTTCTTTCTGTTTTTCAGGAATTAAATGAGCAAGGTATAACTGTAATTATCGTTACACACGAAAATGATATTGCTCATCATGCGAAAAGAATAATAGAAATGCGTGATGGAATAATCACGAAGGATTATCAAGTTGAAAAAGATTAA
- a CDS encoding efflux RND transporter periplasmic adaptor subunit encodes MKIIKKNVFKDFSKCVHDKTKETQDNSNQKKHFNSMKKYLIVISLLLIVILGGWYFFLREIEDTEGSFELTEIKKGNIENIVSSTGTLIAVGTVEVGTQVSGIVDQVYVDFNDVVKRGQILAVLDTINLAIAIRDVEAGMIRVQAQLEQAQSDFERSQKLYEKNLISELEFTVAKTQLQSSLASYKSSQVSLERAKNNLKYAVIRSPINGKVINRNVEPGQTVAASFSTPTLFLIANDLSRMEIKTQVDESDIGSIEVGQDVRFSVQAYPDEKFSGTIKQIRLQPQTIQNVVNYNVIVDADNEGELLLPGMTATVDFIIEQKEDVLLVPNSALRFQPTQKMMDEFRENMQKQFESMPDSIRNQRRQQFGNMSQSGRGMGERIGQFGGVEMSGTNQRNSGRLWYIDENGKLNILRVQTGATDGKVTEISGRNIEEGKKVVMGLSKKEQQSQQNNRMPSSTFRRSPF; translated from the coding sequence ATGAAGATTATAAAAAAGAACGTGTTCAAAGATTTCAGCAAATGCGTCCACGACAAAACGAAAGAGACCCAAGATAATTCAAACCAAAAAAAACATTTTAATTCCATGAAAAAATATTTAATAGTAATCAGCCTTCTGCTTATAGTCATTTTGGGCGGTTGGTACTTTTTCCTGAGAGAAATTGAAGACACCGAAGGCTCGTTTGAACTAACTGAAATTAAAAAAGGAAATATTGAAAATATTGTTTCGAGTACTGGAACGCTGATAGCAGTTGGCACTGTGGAGGTAGGTACGCAAGTTTCCGGAATCGTTGATCAAGTTTATGTCGATTTCAATGATGTTGTTAAAAGGGGGCAGATACTCGCAGTTTTGGATACTATAAATTTAGCAATTGCAATTCGAGACGTTGAAGCAGGAATGATAAGAGTACAAGCACAGTTAGAACAAGCTCAAAGCGATTTTGAAAGAAGTCAAAAGCTTTACGAAAAAAATTTGATATCCGAACTTGAGTTCACTGTAGCAAAGACTCAACTTCAATCTTCGCTTGCATCATACAAATCTTCCCAGGTATCATTAGAAAGAGCAAAAAATAATTTGAAGTATGCCGTAATTCGTTCCCCAATAAACGGTAAAGTAATAAATAGAAATGTTGAACCAGGGCAGACTGTTGCTGCAAGTTTCTCAACCCCAACTTTATTCCTTATCGCAAACGATTTGAGCAGAATGGAAATAAAGACTCAAGTAGATGAAAGTGATATCGGTTCGATTGAAGTCGGGCAGGATGTTCGGTTTTCTGTTCAAGCTTATCCCGATGAAAAATTTTCTGGTACAATCAAACAAATCCGTCTTCAGCCGCAAACAATTCAAAATGTTGTAAACTATAACGTAATTGTTGACGCAGATAATGAAGGCGAATTACTTTTACCAGGAATGACAGCTACGGTCGATTTTATCATTGAGCAGAAGGAAGATGTTCTTTTAGTTCCGAACTCAGCACTTCGATTCCAACCAACTCAAAAAATGATGGACGAATTCCGTGAAAACATGCAGAAACAATTTGAGTCTATGCCCGATTCCATTAGAAATCAAAGAAGGCAGCAGTTCGGAAATATGAGTCAGAGTGGCAGAGGAATGGGCGAAAGAATCGGACAATTCGGTGGAGTGGAGATGAGTGGAACTAATCAAAGAAACAGTGGAAGATTATGGTACATCGATGAAAATGGTAAGCTTAACATTTTACGTGTGCAAACAGGTGCAACAGATGGTAAGGTCACTGAAATCAGCGGACGTAATATTGAAGAAGGCAAAAAAGTTGTTATGGGACTTTCTAAAAAAGAGCAGCAGAGCCAGCAAAATAATAGAATGCCGTCATCAACGTTTAGAAGAAGTCCATTTTAG
- a CDS encoding T9SS type A sorting domain-containing protein, with amino-acid sequence MKIEPSGFFHLFDNDTGAWKQADILYDNGIIKNYYRVNCLMKFNKLCTSTQIDTMDGSPIDGTGTWDTKTIVPKVGAEYAFSTTSQRLVILFLKDEIWLVRTGFVFVRVWSGNLDTSSFHDWEFIFTKTLTSSKIKIKLDGVEIISDQIIGYPETRKAGWVEVIAKGDAEEPVDWHLDYIKLEHSDSPITQVSIEPQKEIKTFFLQQNYPNPFGEAAYSGNPVTNIKFQIPKSSYVSLRVFDILGREVAVLVDGEKSPAEYEVQLTINDPSTDGRLPSGIYFYQLVVREANPLRAVNFIETKKMIYMK; translated from the coding sequence GTGAAAATTGAGCCATCTGGTTTTTTCCATCTTTTCGACAATGATACTGGTGCGTGGAAGCAAGCTGATATTTTATATGACAACGGTATTATTAAAAATTATTATCGTGTCAATTGCCTAATGAAATTCAATAAACTATGCACTTCAACTCAAATTGATACAATGGATGGAAGTCCGATCGATGGAACCGGTACTTGGGATACAAAAACAATCGTACCGAAAGTTGGTGCTGAATATGCATTTAGCACAACATCACAAAGGCTGGTAATACTTTTTCTTAAAGACGAGATTTGGCTCGTAAGAACGGGATTTGTTTTTGTCAGAGTATGGAGCGGAAATCTTGACACAAGTTCATTTCATGATTGGGAGTTTATATTCACAAAAACCCTAACTTCGTCAAAAATAAAAATTAAGCTTGACGGCGTAGAAATCATTTCAGATCAAATAATTGGTTATCCAGAAACAAGAAAAGCTGGCTGGGTTGAAGTGATTGCAAAGGGAGATGCAGAAGAACCAGTAGACTGGCATCTCGACTATATAAAATTAGAACACAGTGATAGTCCAATAACTCAAGTTTCAATTGAACCGCAAAAAGAGATAAAAACTTTTTTTCTGCAGCAGAATTATCCAAATCCATTTGGCGAAGCTGCCTATTCGGGCAATCCTGTGACAAATATCAAATTCCAAATCCCAAAATCCAGTTATGTCTCTCTCAGAGTTTTTGATATTCTCGGTAGAGAAGTTGCTGTTTTAGTTGATGGAGAAAAATCACCCGCCGAATATGAAGTACAATTAACAATTAACGATCCGTCTACTGATGGACGATTACCAAGCGGTATATATTTCTACCAGCTTGTGGTGAGAGAAGCAAATCCACTTCGTGCTGTTAATTTTATCGAAACGAAAAAAATGATTTATATGAAATAA